From the genome of Gracilinanus agilis isolate LMUSP501 chromosome 2, AgileGrace, whole genome shotgun sequence, one region includes:
- the CCDC177 gene encoding coiled-coil domain-containing protein 177 yields MVDPVPEEEEEKAGAEPNSAGEDGAAATASSVPTGAQQPPNGTSASPSLPSKAEGLPSYREGRQREQSPMLHLDLFNFDCPEAEGSRYVLTSPRSLEACARCAVKPVELLPRALADLVREAPGRSMRVATGLYEVYEAERLAKLQQCRAEREHIIKEEKRRLFTPLGSTTAVPTTGPVLSAGPGSSSSCSSSASLPASPAPRAACKSSSHPSPGRTKPPPAASRPGKKSHSLDSLSRRREGTLSSESGASSSSYSGDSLREHWLPRSPATGSLLAGSAASAPNPQTRPPALTLTPLSGRSFSLSDLCHSPQTTRHVERIVRQVREEKGLRGLPERDRKIAALMLARHQEEELLREQQAFAHGQWELQRTEAMKQREKEEKEKQRALMKCHQVWVAQVEDRLDKLDREERRAARRLRRRFAQGDEQRLELVERQSQLRLERAQRAALEDRMRKLQQEHNLKLWEEGRQKERERVSHARRERAERAAQTKRRQVTYIQREKQQLSQAERAHHEALLQGLARKERKENEGLRMSLEASLDRAQENYEQMLAQRSRHLQEKARKEELQSRRAKELAERKEKEHQQHLEALARVGEMRMQHATQVASEAVQLKARRVGQSRLEKERTQRANKEKVDREKDSRRRELQQAIERKSERTERLSRERRSALENARSSARASFHVREKVREETKTRTFDRMAMEAKLHASLGRK; encoded by the coding sequence ATGGTGGACCCTGTgcctgaggaagaggaggaaaaggcagGAGCTGAACCAAACAGCGCTGGAGAAGATGGGGCAGCTGCAACTGCATCCTCTGTCCCTACTGGTGCCCAGCAACCCCCCAATGGAACATCTGCCTCTCCAAGCCTTCCTAGCAAAGCTGAGGGCCTGCCGAGCTACAGGGAGGGTCGGCAGCGGGAACAGTCGCCTATGCTTCACCTAGATCTGTTCAATTTTGACTGTCCAGAAGCAGAGGGCAGCCGCTATGTGCTCACCAGCCCCCGCTCATTGGAGGCCTGTGCTAGATGTGCAGTTAAGCCTGTGGAGCTGTTGCCTCGGGCACTGGCTGACTTAGTGCGTGAGGCCCCAGGCCGCTCTATGCGGGTGGCTACAGGGCTTTATGAAGTGTATGAGGCGGAGCGTCTAGCCAAGCTGCAGCAGTGCCGGGCTGAGCGCGAGCACATCATCAAGGAGGAAAAACGGCGTCTCTTCACTCCTCTGGGCTCCACCACAGCGGTTCCGACTACAGGTCCAGTCCTGTCTGCAGGCCCGGGCAGCAGTAGCAGCTGCAGCAGTAGCGCAAGCCTTCCAGCTTCACCTGCTCCCCGCGCTGCCTGCAAATCCTCATCGCATCCCTCACCGGGTCGGACCAAGCCTCCTCCAGCTGCTTCCAGACCAGGAAAAAAGAGTCACTCACTTGATTCTCTGTCCCGCCGGCGAGAAGGTACTCTAAGCTCAGAATCTGGggcctcttcttcctcctacAGTGGTGATAGTCTAAGGGAGCACTGGCTACCTCGAAGCCCAGCCACTGGCAGCCTCCTTGCAGGGTCTGCTGCCTCAGCCCCTAATCCACAGACTCGGCCGCCCGCCTTGACCCTCACTCCACTATCAGGGCGCAGTTTCAGTTTGAGCGACCTATGTCACTCACCCCAGACAACCCGCCATGTGGAGAGAATAGTGCGCCAGGTGCGTGAAGAGAAGGGCCTCCGTGGACTGCCAGAACGTGATCGTAAGATTGCGGCTCTTATGCTGGCCCGGCACCAGGAAGAAGAGCTCCTGCGTGAACAGCAAGCGTTTGCCCACGGCCAGTGGGAGCTGCAGCGGACCGAGGCCATGAAGCAgcgggaaaaagaagagaaggagaagcaaAGAGCTCTAATGAAATGCCACCAGGTCTGGGTAGCACAAGTTGAGGACCGCCTGGACAAGTTGGACCGTGAGGAACGGAGGGCTGCCAGGCGACTGAGGCGCCGGTTTGCTCAAGGCGATGAGCAGAGGCTTGAACTCGTGGAGAGGCAAAGCCAACTTCGGCTTGAGCGGGCTCAGCGGGCGGCCCTGGAAGATAGGATGCGTAAACTGCAACAAGAACACAACCTCAAACTTTGGGAGGAAGGTCGCCAGAAAGAGCGGGAGAGGGTTAGCCACGCTCGACGGGAGCGAGCAGAGAGGGCAGCCCAAACAAAGCGGAGACAGGTCACCTATATACAGAGGGAGAAGCAGCAGCTAAGCCAGGCTGAGCGGGCACATCATGAGGCACTATTACAGGGGTTGGCCCGGAAAGAGCGGAAGGAAAATGAAGGACTGCGAATGTCTCTGGAAGCGAGCCTGGATAGGGCACAGGAGAACTACGAACAGATGCTGGCACAACGAAGCCGGCATTTGCAAGAGAAAGCACGGAAGGAAGAATTGCAAAGCAGGAGGGCTAAAGAGCTGGCGGAGCGCAAGGAAAAAGAACACCAACAGCATTTGGAGGCACTGGCCAGAGTTGGAGAAATGCGGATGCAGCATGCGACGCAGGTGGCGTCGGAGGCCGTGCAGTTGAAAGCCCGTCGAGTAGGGCAGAGCCGCCTGGAGAAAGAGCGAACGCAGCGGGCCAATAAGGAAAAGGTAGACCGGGAAAAGGACAGCCGACGGCGGGAGCTGCAGCAGGCCATCGAGCGCAAATCTGAGAGGACTGAGCGCCTATCCCGAGAGAGGCGGAGCGCGTTGGAGAATGCCCGTTCCAGTGCTCGCGCTTCTTTCCACGTACGTGAAAAGGTGCGTGAGGAGACTAAAACGCGTACCTTTGATCGAATGGCGATGGAAGCCAAGCTTCATGCTAGTCTAGGCAGGAAATGA